One window from the genome of Haladaptatus paucihalophilus DX253 encodes:
- a CDS encoding DsbA family protein encodes MTGNERRMRRRAFLGSAAVAAGLAGCASGQTDSNDTTGTTKSTSSDGGDGGTGGGTNGDTSDSLVFGSDETTAYGVDLAGNPILGAPDADVDIYYWSDYQCPFCSRFEQDTFPKLVENYLRPGKIRFVVLELPNIGSASTTASRMAKCVWRQVRDDSPAAFKRWHSTMFDEQGKPNSGWASKENLLDITRTVDGVDAKAVESCLGENGASLQSSIDDDVNAATRSDVSATPGFIFFDRESEKAGKIMGAQPYPRFESAIRKIRDA; translated from the coding sequence ATGACTGGCAACGAGAGACGGATGCGTCGCAGAGCATTTCTCGGGTCGGCCGCGGTGGCCGCCGGATTGGCCGGATGCGCGAGCGGCCAAACGGACTCGAACGACACGACGGGGACGACGAAATCGACGTCATCGGACGGGGGCGACGGCGGAACGGGGGGCGGAACGAACGGGGATACGAGCGACTCGCTCGTGTTCGGAAGCGACGAAACGACGGCGTACGGAGTCGATCTGGCGGGCAATCCGATCCTCGGTGCGCCGGATGCGGACGTCGATATCTACTACTGGAGCGACTATCAGTGTCCGTTCTGCAGCCGGTTCGAACAGGACACGTTCCCGAAGTTGGTCGAGAACTACCTCCGGCCGGGGAAGATTCGCTTCGTCGTCCTCGAACTGCCGAACATCGGGAGCGCCTCGACGACGGCCTCGCGGATGGCGAAGTGCGTCTGGCGACAGGTGCGCGACGACTCTCCCGCGGCGTTCAAGCGCTGGCATTCGACGATGTTCGACGAGCAGGGGAAACCGAACTCCGGGTGGGCGTCGAAGGAGAACCTGCTCGACATCACCCGCACGGTCGATGGGGTGGACGCGAAAGCGGTCGAGTCGTGTTTGGGGGAGAACGGTGCGTCGCTCCAATCGAGCATCGACGACGACGTGAACGCCGCTACGCGGAGCGACGTGAGCGCGACGCCGGGGTTCATCTTCTTCGACCGGGAGTCGGAGAAGGCCGGGAAAATAATGGGCGCACAGCCGTATCCGCGGTTCGAAAGCGCCATTCGGAAGATTCGAGACGCATGA
- a CDS encoding winged helix-turn-helix domain-containing protein, producing the protein MSEEPRPAELFRLLDDEYARAILTKTSERPMSAQTLRDECDASLPTIYRRLNDLEACDLIEKYTRPEPDGNHRSMYEAAVENVEIDIEDGDLEVTVTEREDTADRFTRVWEGLRRD; encoded by the coding sequence GTGAGTGAGGAGCCGCGTCCGGCCGAGTTGTTTCGCTTGCTGGACGACGAGTACGCGCGTGCCATCCTCACGAAAACGAGCGAACGACCGATGTCAGCACAGACCCTACGCGACGAATGCGACGCCTCGCTTCCGACGATTTACCGGCGGCTCAACGACTTGGAAGCGTGTGACTTGATAGAGAAATACACCCGCCCGGAACCGGACGGAAACCACCGCTCGATGTACGAAGCCGCGGTCGAAAACGTCGAAATCGACATCGAGGACGGCGACCTCGAAGTCACCGTCACCGAGCGCGAGGACACGGCCGACCGCTTCACTCGCGTCTGGGAAGGACTGCGGAGGGACTGA
- a CDS encoding DUF7521 family protein has translation MRLELLAGKLLVMALGLLIAYQGFRGYRRNQSEPMFFVAVGFVFLTLGGTMGCTLIHTLGISAFVLGIAQTMLVAVGMGFVLYSLYG, from the coding sequence ATGCGCCTCGAACTCCTCGCCGGGAAACTCCTCGTCATGGCGCTCGGACTGCTCATCGCGTATCAGGGATTCCGCGGCTACCGACGGAATCAGAGCGAACCGATGTTCTTCGTCGCCGTCGGCTTCGTCTTCCTCACGCTCGGCGGGACGATGGGCTGTACGCTCATCCACACCCTCGGTATCTCCGCGTTCGTGCTCGGCATCGCGCAGACGATGTTGGTCGCGGTCGGCATGGGCTTCGTCCTCTATTCCCTGTACGGATGA
- a CDS encoding cryptochrome/photolyase family protein, translating to MHVHWHRRDLRVADNRALSRGSPVLPVFVFDGAVLSHAAPPRVSFMLSALESLRESYRERGGDLLVLRGDPREEIPRIAAAADADRVVWNRDYSGLAKERDADVRDALSDAGIERRAFHDALLHTPGSITTNQGDYYSVYTYFWKKWRDGAKDAPFDAPDEIVVPDEVVEEGIEIPTLADLGFEDPEAEIPPAGTEAARDLLSAFCEDDVYRYDKARDYPARESTSRLSPHLKFGTVGIREVWEATERAKDAAESEDAAESVEEFQGQLAWREFYAHVLDDTPSVVVENYKDYQYDIAWRDDPDGVRAWKDGETGYPIVDAGMRQLREEAWVHNRVRMIIASFLTKDLLVDWREGYDWYRRKLVDHDTANDNGGWQWAASTGTDAQPYFRVFNPTTQGERFDPDAEYIKRFVPELADVPPKTVHEWTELDPDERRELAPDYPDPIVDHSERREMAITMFENARG from the coding sequence ATGCACGTCCATTGGCACCGCCGCGACCTTCGGGTCGCGGACAACCGCGCGCTGTCGAGGGGGAGCCCCGTCCTTCCAGTGTTCGTCTTCGACGGGGCGGTGCTCTCCCACGCGGCCCCGCCTCGGGTGTCGTTCATGCTGTCCGCGCTCGAATCGCTCCGGGAGTCCTACCGCGAGCGCGGCGGCGACCTGCTCGTCCTCCGCGGCGACCCGCGCGAGGAGATTCCCCGAATCGCGGCGGCCGCCGACGCCGACCGCGTGGTCTGGAATCGAGATTACTCCGGGCTGGCGAAGGAACGCGACGCCGACGTTCGGGACGCGCTCTCGGATGCGGGAATCGAACGGCGGGCGTTCCACGACGCGCTCTTGCACACGCCGGGGAGCATCACGACGAATCAGGGCGACTACTACTCGGTGTACACCTACTTCTGGAAGAAGTGGCGCGACGGGGCAAAGGACGCGCCGTTCGACGCGCCCGACGAAATCGTCGTCCCGGACGAGGTGGTCGAAGAGGGCATCGAGATACCGACCCTCGCCGACCTCGGCTTCGAGGACCCGGAAGCCGAGATTCCCCCCGCCGGGACCGAGGCGGCCCGCGACCTGCTTTCGGCGTTCTGTGAGGACGACGTGTATCGGTACGACAAGGCGCGCGACTACCCCGCCCGCGAATCGACCTCTCGACTCTCGCCGCATCTGAAGTTCGGCACCGTCGGAATCCGGGAGGTGTGGGAGGCAACCGAGCGGGCGAAAGACGCCGCGGAGAGCGAGGACGCGGCCGAATCCGTCGAGGAGTTTCAGGGACAACTCGCGTGGCGGGAGTTCTACGCGCACGTCCTCGACGACACCCCGTCCGTGGTCGTGGAGAACTACAAGGACTACCAGTACGACATCGCGTGGCGCGACGACCCCGACGGCGTGCGGGCGTGGAAGGACGGCGAGACCGGCTATCCCATCGTGGACGCCGGGATGCGCCAACTCCGCGAGGAGGCGTGGGTGCACAACCGCGTCCGCATGATAATCGCCTCCTTCCTGACGAAGGACCTGCTCGTGGACTGGCGCGAGGGCTACGACTGGTACCGGAGGAAACTCGTGGACCACGACACCGCGAACGACAACGGCGGGTGGCAGTGGGCGGCCTCGACGGGCACCGACGCCCAACCCTACTTCCGCGTCTTCAATCCCACGACGCAGGGCGAACGGTTCGACCCCGACGCGGAGTACATCAAACGGTTCGTCCCCGAACTGGCGGACGTACCCCCGAAGACGGTTCACGAGTGGACCGAGTTGGACCCGGACGAACGTCGGGAACTGGCACCCGACTACCCCGACCCCATCGTGGACCACTCGGAGCGCCGCGAGATGGCTATCACGATGTTCGAGAACGCGAGAGGGTAG
- a CDS encoding long-chain-fatty-acid--CoA ligase produces the protein MVNLTASVADTVSDQADSPAIVTEERTLTYDDLWERISGFAAGLEERGVGVDDRVAIYLPNVPEFVLTFHGTLAAGGVVVPMNPQYRTREISHLLADSGAKVVVTLPDLVPVVDAVREDTNVEHVVTVGESEGDAAFFGDFLGDGDGEIEPRDDDDLAVQPYTSGTTGTPKGVKLTHHNLTSNAHGAAALAPGGIDSEDSLLGVLPLFHIYGMTVCMNATLFSGGVFYPLPTWDAQQALSLIEEAELTLMHGVPAMYNDIINQPNAADFDLSSLRLAGVGGGGIPIEVLRRFEELYDAKIYEGYGLTETSPVTHFNTPEKGRRVGSIGTTIDGVSARIVNDDFEELPPVEKGPLAEDDAELDDVTGEIVIAGPNVMAGYAGLPDATAEAFTEADGKRWFHTGDIGYWDEDGFFYVVDRKKHMINTAGYNVYPREVEELLFEHPAVADAAVVGIPDERRNETVKAFVVTVPDADVTEEEIQEYCLDNLAAYKHPREVAFVDELPRTTTGKVQKFELRQQ, from the coding sequence ATGGTAAATCTTACCGCGTCGGTTGCGGACACGGTTTCCGACCAGGCGGACTCCCCCGCCATCGTCACGGAGGAGCGAACGCTGACGTACGACGACCTCTGGGAGCGAATCAGCGGCTTCGCCGCGGGGTTGGAGGAGCGCGGCGTCGGCGTGGACGACCGAGTTGCCATTTACCTGCCCAACGTACCCGAGTTCGTCCTGACGTTCCACGGGACGCTCGCGGCGGGCGGCGTCGTCGTCCCGATGAACCCACAGTATCGGACGCGCGAAATCAGCCACCTGCTCGCCGACAGCGGTGCGAAGGTCGTCGTCACCCTTCCCGACCTCGTGCCCGTCGTGGACGCCGTCCGCGAGGATACGAACGTCGAGCACGTCGTCACCGTCGGCGAAAGCGAGGGAGACGCGGCGTTCTTCGGCGATTTCCTCGGCGACGGCGACGGCGAAATCGAACCGCGGGACGACGACGACCTCGCGGTCCAACCGTACACGAGCGGGACGACAGGGACGCCGAAAGGTGTGAAACTGACCCACCACAACCTCACGTCGAACGCGCACGGAGCCGCGGCCCTCGCTCCGGGCGGCATCGACTCCGAGGACTCGCTGCTGGGCGTCCTCCCGCTGTTCCACATCTACGGGATGACGGTGTGCATGAACGCCACCCTGTTCAGCGGCGGCGTCTTCTACCCCCTTCCGACGTGGGACGCTCAACAGGCCCTGTCGCTCATCGAGGAGGCGGAACTGACGCTGATGCACGGCGTGCCCGCGATGTACAACGACATCATCAACCAGCCGAACGCGGCCGACTTCGACCTCTCGTCCCTCCGACTCGCCGGGGTCGGCGGCGGCGGCATCCCCATCGAAGTGCTCCGTCGATTCGAGGAGCTGTACGACGCGAAAATTTACGAGGGCTACGGCCTGACCGAGACGAGTCCGGTCACGCACTTCAACACGCCCGAGAAGGGTCGTCGGGTCGGCAGCATCGGTACGACCATCGACGGCGTTAGCGCCCGCATCGTGAACGACGACTTCGAGGAACTGCCGCCGGTCGAGAAGGGACCGCTCGCCGAGGACGACGCGGAATTGGACGACGTGACCGGCGAAATCGTCATCGCCGGGCCGAACGTGATGGCCGGGTACGCCGGACTCCCCGACGCGACGGCGGAGGCCTTCACGGAGGCGGACGGAAAGCGCTGGTTCCACACGGGCGACATCGGCTACTGGGACGAGGACGGCTTCTTCTACGTCGTGGACCGCAAGAAGCACATGATCAACACGGCGGGGTACAACGTCTATCCGCGTGAAGTCGAAGAGTTGCTCTTCGAGCACCCGGCCGTCGCGGACGCCGCCGTCGTCGGCATTCCCGACGAGCGCCGGAACGAGACGGTCAAGGCCTTCGTCGTGACGGTGCCGGACGCGGACGTGACCGAAGAGGAGATTCAGGAGTACTGCCTCGACAACCTCGCGGCGTACAAACATCCCCGCGAAGTCGCGTTCGTGGACGAACTCCCGCGAACGACGACCGGAAAGGTCCAAAAGTTCGAACTGCGACAGCAGTAG
- a CDS encoding plastocyanin/azurin family copper-binding protein produces the protein MTESESGTTRRAYLRRIGVSGALGVIGGLAGCTSSSDGGTTTPTTAVDADATVEVGPDYEYGFEPGTGKPLHVSTGDTVLWVWKSNTHNIIVGSQPDGANWDGTPGGRSDVYDAGYRYHYTFEVPGKYHYWCQPHKAMGMVADIVVEE, from the coding sequence ATGACCGAATCCGAAAGCGGAACGACGCGCCGGGCGTACCTCCGGCGAATCGGGGTTTCGGGAGCGCTCGGCGTAATCGGGGGGCTCGCCGGGTGTACCAGTTCGTCCGACGGCGGGACCACGACGCCGACCACCGCGGTGGACGCCGACGCGACGGTCGAAGTCGGGCCGGACTACGAGTACGGCTTCGAACCCGGCACCGGAAAACCGCTGCACGTTTCGACGGGGGATACCGTCCTCTGGGTCTGGAAGTCGAACACGCACAACATCATCGTCGGGTCGCAACCGGACGGCGCGAACTGGGACGGAACGCCGGGCGGTCGAAGCGACGTGTACGACGCGGGGTATCGGTACCACTACACGTTCGAGGTACCCGGGAAGTACCACTACTGGTGTCAGCCGCACAAGGCGATGGGTATGGTCGCGGATATCGTCGTCGAAGAGTAG
- a CDS encoding PrsW family intramembrane metalloprotease, whose amino-acid sequence MGPDDRTEGQERTMMGGEDPYDIESWEPRTWMDKLSLRLYHLLSEATRIVTLALALTFVVIELGLVATTLSRRPLLGLFSFLSIVPALLLAVYIWRVDPTEREPIPTLVVTFLLGVVFAAFAAIINTVGIGLLSEVGVEALAIVPFFFFVVGPVEETVKWLAVRFHAYRTPHFQTAVDGAVYGAMAGLGFATIENLTYVVGSVGPHGGTAVTVSGVAVTRAIVGPNHVLWAAISGYYLGLAKIVPTNRGPIVIKGIALPALLHGFYNSTAGFVTNLLATIFGGDVLLWLLAYVLVFSGLVATYLFRKIRRAREYYEEQIRIGWL is encoded by the coding sequence ATGGGACCGGACGACCGGACCGAGGGACAAGAGCGGACGATGATGGGGGGAGAGGACCCGTACGACATCGAGTCGTGGGAGCCGCGAACGTGGATGGACAAGCTCTCGCTTCGCTTATATCACCTCCTCTCGGAAGCGACTCGCATCGTCACGCTCGCGCTCGCGCTGACGTTCGTCGTCATCGAACTCGGATTGGTCGCGACGACGCTCTCGCGTCGTCCGCTTCTCGGCCTGTTCTCGTTCCTCTCTATCGTCCCCGCGTTGCTCCTCGCGGTGTACATCTGGCGCGTCGATCCGACCGAACGGGAACCGATTCCGACGCTCGTCGTCACCTTCCTCCTCGGCGTGGTGTTCGCCGCGTTCGCCGCGATTATCAACACCGTCGGAATCGGGCTGTTGTCCGAAGTCGGCGTGGAGGCGCTCGCCATCGTTCCGTTTTTCTTCTTCGTCGTCGGTCCAGTCGAGGAGACGGTGAAGTGGCTCGCGGTCCGGTTTCACGCCTACCGCACGCCGCACTTCCAAACGGCCGTCGATGGGGCCGTCTACGGCGCGATGGCCGGACTGGGCTTTGCGACCATCGAGAACCTGACCTACGTCGTCGGGTCGGTGGGTCCCCACGGCGGTACCGCCGTCACCGTCTCGGGCGTCGCCGTGACGCGGGCCATCGTCGGCCCGAACCACGTCCTCTGGGCGGCCATCTCGGGCTACTACCTCGGCTTGGCGAAGATAGTCCCCACGAACCGCGGGCCGATAGTCATCAAGGGAATCGCACTTCCGGCACTCCTCCACGGCTTTTACAACTCGACCGCCGGGTTCGTGACGAACTTGCTCGCCACCATCTTCGGCGGCGACGTGTTGCTGTGGCTGCTGGCGTACGTGCTCGTCTTTTCCGGCCTCGTGGCGACGTACCTGTTCCGGAAGATTCGCCGAGCGCGGGAGTACTACGAGGAACAGATACGAATCGGGTGGCTGTGA
- a CDS encoding alpha-hydroxy-acid oxidizing protein, translating to MNDPSKPFGPNRQREVYAGGMLADQTPDLPTSPDELADLAREHLPPEAHAYVAGSAGSESTKGENRRAFDRWRIVPRMLRDVSERDLSVEILGQTLPVPVMLAPVGVQSIIHEEGELATARTAADLDVPLVLSSASSETMEDVAEALGDTLGWFQLYWSADRDVTASFVSRAEDAGYEAIVVTLDTPMMGWRERDVDHAYLPFLDGEGVANYLSDPAFRDALDAPPEEDMSSALWRFTETFGDPSLSWDDLDFLREHTDLPILLKGILHPDDAREAVERGVDGLVVSNHGGRQVDGAIGALDALPDVVDAVGDDVPVLFDSGVRRGADAFRAVALGADAVLLGRPYIYGLAIAGREGVRGVLRNFLADLDLTLALSGHTSFEDVTRATLRETGD from the coding sequence GACCTCACCCGACGAACTCGCCGACCTCGCGCGCGAGCATCTTCCGCCGGAAGCCCACGCCTACGTCGCCGGGTCGGCCGGGTCCGAGAGCACGAAGGGCGAGAACCGCCGCGCGTTCGACCGCTGGCGAATCGTCCCGCGGATGCTCCGCGACGTGTCGGAGCGCGACCTCTCGGTCGAAATTCTGGGCCAAACGCTTCCCGTCCCGGTCATGCTCGCGCCCGTCGGCGTCCAGTCCATCATCCACGAGGAGGGCGAACTCGCCACCGCGCGGACCGCCGCGGACCTCGACGTGCCCCTCGTGTTGAGTTCGGCGTCGTCCGAGACGATGGAGGACGTGGCCGAGGCGTTGGGCGACACCCTCGGCTGGTTCCAACTCTACTGGAGTGCCGACCGGGACGTGACCGCGAGTTTCGTCTCGCGGGCCGAGGACGCGGGCTACGAGGCCATCGTCGTCACGCTCGACACGCCGATGATGGGCTGGCGCGAACGCGACGTGGACCACGCCTACCTCCCGTTCCTCGACGGCGAGGGCGTGGCGAACTACCTCTCCGACCCCGCGTTCCGCGACGCGCTCGACGCGCCGCCCGAGGAGGACATGAGTTCCGCACTCTGGCGGTTCACCGAAACTTTCGGGGACCCGTCGCTGTCGTGGGACGACCTCGATTTCCTCCGGGAACACACCGACCTGCCGATACTGCTGAAGGGAATCCTCCATCCCGACGACGCGCGCGAAGCGGTCGAACGCGGCGTGGACGGACTCGTCGTCTCGAACCACGGTGGACGGCAGGTGGACGGCGCTATCGGCGCACTCGATGCCCTGCCCGACGTCGTGGATGCCGTCGGCGACGACGTGCCGGTCCTCTTCGACAGCGGCGTCCGTCGCGGGGCCGACGCGTTCCGCGCGGTCGCGCTCGGAGCCGACGCCGTTCTGCTCGGGCGACCGTACATCTACGGCCTCGCAATCGCGGGGCGGGAGGGTGTTCGAGGGGTGCTTCGAAACTTCCTCGCGGACCTCGACCTGACGCTGGCGCTCTCGGGTCACACCTCGTTCGAGGACGTGACGCGCGCCACGCTTCGAGAGACGGGCGACTGA